Proteins encoded by one window of Lutibacter sp. A64:
- a CDS encoding cold-shock protein, translated as MQEGTVKFFDNTKGFGFIKSSETGEDIFVHNSGLTDEIREDDKVQFNTQEGRKGLNAINVEVID; from the coding sequence ATGCAAGAAGGCACAGTAAAATTTTTCGACAACACAAAAGGATTTGGATTTATTAAATCATCAGAAACTGGTGAAGACATTTTCGTACATAATTCTGGTTTAACAGATGAAATTAGAGAAGATGACAAAGTTCAGTTCAACACTCAAGAAGGAAGAAAAGGTTTAAATGCTATTAACGTTGAAGTTATAGACTAA
- a CDS encoding ABC transporter ATP-binding protein, with product MSKKNVSFWWAFKEFIWPRKKIISIGLFLIMAKSLSSLVLPYASKNLIDDVIPSQDMSALTTLIIIVCTAILIQAITSFSLTRLLSVEAQHLISLLRAKVQKKLLTLPISFFDNNKSGALVSRVMTDVEGVRNLVGTGLVQLVGGSITSVISLIILIKINALMTLFVLVPVVIFAVVALKAFGYIRPIFRARGKINAEVTGRLTETLNGVRVIKGFNAETQENKTFEAGVGKLFLNVKKSLTATALMTSSSTFLLGLASAGIMGIGGYFIMNNTMTYGEFVSFTLFLGFLIAPIVQMSNIGSQLTEAMAGLDRTEELMNMTEEDDPEIRTEVLGKIEGDIEFNNVSFSYEKGKEVLHNISFKVPKGSVTALVGSSGSGKSTIASLAASFLNPSKGIITVDGVDMSKVNLNSFRSRLGVVLQDDFLYEGTIRENILFPRPEATEAQVLEAVDGAYVNEFTDRFSDGLNTVIGERGVKLSGGQRQRISIARAILANPKVIILDEATSNLDTESESFIQKSLQTLMQDRTTFVIAHRLSTIQKADQILVIEEGEIVERGKHDELLAKKGRYYDLYTYQSRI from the coding sequence ATGAGTAAAAAGAACGTATCATTTTGGTGGGCATTTAAAGAGTTTATTTGGCCAAGAAAAAAAATAATCTCTATAGGTTTATTTTTAATAATGGCTAAAAGTTTATCCAGTTTGGTACTTCCTTATGCCAGTAAAAACTTGATAGATGATGTAATTCCCTCACAAGATATGAGCGCACTTACAACATTAATTATTATTGTTTGTACAGCAATTCTTATTCAGGCAATAACCTCGTTTTCTTTAACGCGTTTGTTAAGCGTAGAAGCACAACATTTAATTTCATTGCTAAGAGCAAAAGTTCAAAAAAAGCTTTTAACATTACCCATAAGTTTTTTCGATAATAATAAGTCTGGTGCATTAGTTTCTAGAGTTATGACAGATGTTGAAGGTGTTAGAAATCTTGTTGGTACAGGCTTGGTACAATTAGTTGGAGGTTCTATAACATCCGTAATTTCATTAATAATTTTAATAAAAATAAATGCATTAATGACGCTTTTTGTATTGGTTCCAGTAGTGATTTTTGCAGTAGTTGCATTAAAGGCATTTGGATATATTCGTCCTATTTTTAGAGCACGTGGAAAAATTAATGCAGAGGTTACAGGTAGATTGACAGAAACTTTAAATGGTGTTCGTGTAATTAAAGGTTTTAATGCAGAAACTCAAGAAAATAAAACCTTTGAAGCTGGTGTGGGAAAATTGTTTTTAAATGTGAAAAAAAGTTTAACTGCAACGGCACTTATGACGAGTTCTTCAACCTTTTTGTTAGGTTTGGCTTCCGCAGGTATTATGGGAATTGGTGGTTATTTTATAATGAATAATACAATGACTTATGGTGAATTTGTGTCTTTTACCTTGTTTTTAGGCTTTCTAATAGCTCCAATTGTCCAAATGAGTAATATTGGAAGTCAGCTTACAGAAGCAATGGCTGGATTAGATAGAACGGAAGAATTAATGAATATGACTGAAGAAGATGATCCAGAGATTAGAACAGAAGTTTTAGGTAAAATTGAAGGTGATATCGAGTTCAATAATGTTTCTTTCAGTTATGAAAAAGGAAAAGAAGTGTTACATAATATTTCATTTAAAGTACCAAAAGGAAGTGTTACGGCTTTGGTAGGTTCTTCGGGTTCTGGTAAATCTACAATAGCAAGTTTGGCGGCTTCATTTTTAAATCCTTCAAAAGGAATTATTACTGTTGATGGTGTAGATATGTCTAAAGTAAATTTAAATAGCTTTAGAAGTAGGCTAGGCGTTGTGTTGCAAGACGATTTTTTATATGAAGGGACTATTAGAGAAAATATTTTATTTCCAAGGCCAGAAGCTACAGAAGCACAAGTTTTAGAAGCAGTTGATGGAGCTTATGTTAACGAATTTACCGATAGGTTTAGTGATGGTTTAAATACAGTTATTGGTGAAAGAGGTGTAAAATTATCTGGTGGGCAACGTCAACGAATTTCTATTGCTAGAGCTATTTTGGCAAATCCGAAAGTTATAATTTTAGATGAAGCAACTTCAAATTTAGATACAGAAAGCGAATCTTTTATTCAAAAAAGTTTACAAACCCTAATGCAAGATAGAACAACATTTGTAATTGCACATAGGTTGAGTACAATTCAAAAAGCGGATCAAATTTTAGTAATTGAAGAGGGCGAAATTGTAGAGCGTGGAAAACACGATGAATTACTAGCTAAAAAAGGGCGTTATTATGATTTATATACCTACCAAAGTAGAATATAA
- a CDS encoding bile acid:sodium symporter family protein, whose translation MKVKIDRFVLAIIIVICLAYIFPQWGIPESKIPIDTISSVGISLIFFFYGLKLSSTKLKQGLKNWKLHILIQASTFLLFPLLVLLFQPFIQNEEQKIIWLAFFFLAALPSTVSSSVVMVSIAKGNIPAAIFNASISGIIGVALTPLWMGLFVQNTQTDFNFIDIYIKLIVQIILPVVFGLLLQRFFGKYAQKYTKQLTLFDKSVILLIIYKSFASSFNDNIFSTVSLLDLLLLFIAVLALFAMLFYLTSFLAKKMKFNIEDQITAQFCGTKKSLVHGTVFSKIIFGHMSSIGIILLPLMLYHAIQLLIISIVASKMGLKNQTE comes from the coding sequence ATGAAAGTAAAAATCGACAGATTTGTACTTGCTATTATAATAGTAATTTGCCTAGCTTATATTTTTCCACAGTGGGGAATTCCAGAGAGTAAAATCCCCATAGATACAATTAGTTCTGTAGGAATTTCACTTATTTTCTTTTTCTACGGACTAAAATTAAGTTCTACAAAATTAAAACAAGGCCTTAAAAATTGGAAATTGCATATTTTAATACAAGCATCTACCTTTTTGTTATTTCCTTTATTAGTGTTACTATTTCAACCTTTTATTCAAAATGAAGAACAAAAAATAATTTGGTTAGCATTTTTTTTCCTGGCTGCACTTCCTTCAACCGTATCTTCATCAGTTGTTATGGTTTCAATAGCAAAAGGGAACATCCCTGCTGCAATTTTTAATGCTAGTATTTCTGGAATTATTGGTGTTGCTCTAACTCCTTTATGGATGGGATTGTTTGTTCAAAATACTCAAACAGATTTTAATTTTATAGATATTTATATAAAGCTTATCGTACAAATAATACTTCCAGTAGTTTTTGGATTGCTTTTACAACGTTTCTTTGGAAAATATGCCCAAAAATATACCAAGCAATTAACATTATTCGACAAGTCTGTAATTCTATTAATCATTTACAAAAGTTTTGCAAGCTCGTTTAATGATAATATTTTTAGCACGGTATCTTTATTAGATTTACTATTACTTTTTATTGCTGTTTTAGCGTTGTTTGCAATGCTGTTTTATTTAACAAGTTTTTTAGCAAAAAAAATGAAATTCAATATTGAAGATCAAATTACTGCTCAATTTTGTGGAACTAAAAAATCGTTGGTTCACGGAACCGTATTTTCTAAAATAATTTTTGGACATATGTCTTCAATTGGTATTATTTTATTACCTCTAATGCTATACCACGCCATACAATTACTAATAATTAGTATTGTTGCATCTAAAATGGGACTTAAAAATCAAACAGAATAA
- a CDS encoding outer membrane beta-barrel protein, giving the protein MKTEITFVLFLLFTINSFSQDSKFSIGVNFPVLIDNNHYGENYNGIIDLGLEYRISNFGFMDLGFALNTSLFNTSYEISSDFTTFNVKENIFFIRPKVFSEIIFKSNEKIHPRIGVGYTFIKSKVSAKSSDFPNESKSYSDNGLNLNLGVAYDITNKIFIQAQYDYIKKKISKEVPDYKYYSNINFLNIGLGYRF; this is encoded by the coding sequence ATGAAAACAGAAATTACATTCGTATTATTTTTACTTTTTACGATTAATTCATTTTCGCAAGATTCAAAATTTTCTATTGGAGTAAATTTCCCAGTTCTGATTGACAACAATCATTACGGAGAAAATTATAATGGAATAATCGATTTAGGATTAGAATATCGTATTTCAAATTTTGGATTTATGGATTTAGGATTCGCTCTAAATACATCCTTATTTAATACAAGTTACGAGATTAGTTCTGACTTTACTACATTTAACGTAAAAGAGAACATTTTTTTTATAAGACCAAAAGTATTTTCAGAAATTATTTTTAAGTCTAATGAGAAAATTCATCCGAGAATTGGTGTAGGATATACATTTATCAAATCAAAAGTATCAGCAAAGAGTTCTGATTTTCCAAATGAATCGAAATCTTATTCTGATAATGGGCTAAATCTAAATTTAGGAGTTGCATATGATATAACCAATAAAATTTTCATTCAAGCCCAATATGATTACATAAAGAAAAAGATCTCAAAAGAAGTTCCTGACTATAAATATTATTCAAATATAAACTTCTTAAATATTGGATTAGGATATAGATTTTAA
- a CDS encoding glycoside hydrolase family 2 protein, producing MFKIHKKILLLIFVFSFCLQINAQENLIINTYNRSSESLNGDWKYIVDPYENGFYNYRLEAFEDQENPGSSAFFMNAKPKDKSDLVEYDFDLSDSIAVPSDWNTQKENLYYYEGTVWYKKSFDYVKTNQDNRVFVYFEAVNYQSDVYFNGKKLGAHTGGFTPFNFEVTDLLKESDNFLVVKVDNKRIAEGVPTLNTDWFNYGGITRDVKLVEVPSTFIQDYFIQLNPENNQQIKGFVQLKGQDVSEKEILVTIPELKIKEKVVTNKEGIASIQIKSKKIKYWSTQNPYLYNVVLTVGADKIEDQIGFRTIKTQGQEILLNDEKIYLKGISIHEESPISGGRGSTIEDAQQLLNWAKELGCNYVRLAHYPHNEHMVRLADKMGILVWEENPVYWTIAWDNEETYKNAENQLSEVINRDKNRASVIIWSMANETPTSDARNVFLGNLAAHTREMDPTRLISAALEQTDYQGNPSIRTIHDDFADVVDVLSFNQYVGWYDGLPDKCGQLSWKITQNKPVLISEFGAGAKVGFHGDKLTRWTEEYQEDLYIQTLKMLEGIEQLQGFSPWILVDFRSPRRVLPKIQDGYNRKGLISEDGQKKKAFFVLKDFYDNKK from the coding sequence AAACACATACAATCGATCGTCAGAAAGTTTAAATGGCGATTGGAAATATATTGTAGACCCTTATGAAAACGGTTTTTATAATTACCGTTTAGAAGCATTTGAAGATCAAGAAAACCCAGGTAGTAGTGCATTTTTTATGAATGCAAAACCAAAAGATAAATCTGATTTGGTAGAATATGATTTTGATTTGTCAGATTCAATTGCAGTACCAAGTGATTGGAATACACAAAAAGAAAATTTATACTATTATGAAGGCACCGTTTGGTATAAAAAATCATTCGATTATGTAAAAACCAATCAAGATAACCGTGTTTTTGTATATTTTGAAGCCGTAAATTATCAATCAGATGTGTATTTTAATGGAAAAAAATTAGGGGCTCATACAGGTGGTTTTACACCTTTTAATTTTGAAGTAACCGATCTTTTAAAAGAAAGTGATAATTTTTTAGTTGTAAAAGTTGATAATAAAAGAATAGCAGAAGGTGTTCCAACTTTAAATACCGATTGGTTTAATTATGGTGGAATTACAAGAGATGTAAAATTAGTTGAGGTTCCTAGTACTTTTATTCAAGATTATTTTATTCAATTAAATCCTGAAAATAACCAACAAATTAAAGGGTTTGTGCAATTAAAAGGGCAAGATGTTTCTGAAAAAGAAATTTTAGTAACTATTCCAGAACTTAAAATAAAAGAAAAAGTTGTAACTAATAAAGAAGGTATTGCTTCTATTCAAATAAAATCGAAAAAAATTAAATATTGGTCAACTCAAAATCCATATTTATACAATGTAGTTTTAACTGTTGGTGCAGATAAAATTGAAGATCAAATTGGGTTTAGAACTATTAAAACACAAGGACAAGAAATTCTTTTAAATGATGAAAAAATATATTTAAAAGGAATTTCTATTCACGAAGAAAGTCCAATTTCTGGAGGTAGAGGATCTACAATAGAAGACGCGCAACAATTGCTAAATTGGGCAAAAGAATTGGGATGTAATTATGTGCGTTTAGCACATTATCCACATAACGAACATATGGTTAGACTAGCCGATAAAATGGGAATATTAGTTTGGGAAGAAAACCCGGTTTATTGGACCATTGCTTGGGATAATGAGGAAACTTATAAAAATGCCGAAAATCAATTATCAGAGGTTATTAATAGAGATAAAAATAGAGCTTCTGTAATTATTTGGTCTATGGCAAACGAAACGCCTACTAGTGATGCTCGTAATGTTTTCCTTGGAAATTTAGCAGCACACACACGTGAAATGGATCCAACTAGATTAATTAGTGCAGCTTTAGAGCAAACAGATTATCAAGGAAATCCGTCTATAAGAACAATTCACGACGACTTTGCCGATGTTGTTGATGTATTAAGTTTTAATCAATATGTTGGTTGGTATGATGGTTTACCAGATAAATGTGGACAACTTAGTTGGAAAATTACACAAAATAAACCAGTCTTAATTTCAGAATTTGGTGCTGGGGCTAAAGTTGGTTTTCACGGCGATAAATTAACACGTTGGACTGAAGAATATCAAGAGGATTTGTATATTCAAACTTTAAAAATGTTGGAAGGAATTGAGCAATTACAAGGTTTTTCTCCTTGGATTTTAGTTGATTTTAGATCGCCAAGACGTGTATTACCAAAAATACAAGATGGTTATAATAGAAAAGGATTAATTTCTGAAGACGGACAAAAAAAGAAAGCGTTTTTTGTATTGAAGGATTTCTATGATAATAAAAAGTAA